Proteins co-encoded in one Gammaproteobacteria bacterium genomic window:
- the pdxH gene encoding pyridoxamine 5'-phosphate oxidase encodes MGPVNRELPVSATDPITLFTEWFAKAASTGIDKPNAMTLTTVGSDGRPDARIVLLSSVDTRGFVFHTNYQSRKGEELAHNPAVALVFWWDPLGSQVRIEGQATKTSAAESDAYFAKRPRGSQLGAWASAQSRPIESRAVLEAQLRECEREYDGRPVPRPPHWGGYRVVPQRIEFWQDRPNRLHDRIRYERAADGGWRTLQLSP; translated from the coding sequence CTGGGCCCGGTCAACCGAGAGCTTCCTGTGTCAGCCACCGATCCCATCACGCTGTTTACCGAATGGTTTGCCAAGGCCGCTAGCACCGGCATCGACAAGCCGAATGCCATGACCCTAACCACCGTCGGTAGCGACGGTCGGCCGGATGCCCGTATTGTCCTGCTGAGCTCGGTCGATACACGCGGCTTCGTTTTTCACACGAACTATCAAAGCCGTAAGGGCGAAGAGTTAGCGCACAATCCGGCGGTCGCGTTGGTGTTCTGGTGGGACCCGCTCGGATCGCAGGTGCGAATCGAAGGGCAAGCCACCAAGACTAGCGCCGCCGAATCGGACGCCTACTTTGCCAAGCGTCCGCGCGGTAGCCAACTCGGTGCGTGGGCGTCGGCGCAGAGCCGGCCGATCGAAAGCCGCGCGGTGCTGGAAGCGCAACTGCGCGAGTGCGAACGCGAATACGATGGCCGGCCGGTGCCACGGCCGCCGCATTGGGGCGGTTACCGGGTCGTGCCGCAGCGGATCGAATTTTGGCAAGATCGTCCGAACCGATTGCACGATCGCATCCGCTACGAGCGCGCCGCCGATGGCGGTTGGCGCACGCTCCAGCTGTCACCGTAG
- a CDS encoding DUF2167 domain-containing protein yields the protein MSFLRKQLSCLPLLLLLVNSVAALAADVTEPAAADVQAAFAAAEKTVQRGPADVTLADQATLKLPANFAFVPAKEAAGILQAWGNRAGDELIGMVFPSGETADNWFVVIQFDKAGYIKDDDAKDWNADDLLQSLKDGTDHANEERRKRGIAEMEIVGWVEPPHYDSTTRQLVWSIASRDKGAADSAEKGINYNTYSLGRDGYISMNLVTDLKAIETHKPIAKTLLGALSFRDGERYADFDASTDKVAAYGLAALVAGVAAKKLGMFALLAGVLVKFWKLIAIGFVAFGGGLAKWWKGRKSSGGTPS from the coding sequence ATGTCGTTCTTACGCAAACAGCTATCGTGCTTGCCGTTGTTGCTTCTGCTGGTTAATAGCGTTGCTGCGCTTGCCGCCGACGTCACCGAGCCGGCGGCGGCCGATGTACAAGCCGCTTTCGCCGCCGCCGAAAAAACCGTGCAGCGCGGCCCGGCCGACGTGACGCTCGCCGACCAGGCGACGCTCAAGCTGCCGGCTAATTTCGCCTTTGTGCCGGCGAAAGAGGCGGCGGGAATTCTGCAGGCATGGGGCAATCGCGCCGGCGACGAGTTGATCGGTATGGTATTTCCCAGCGGTGAGACGGCGGACAACTGGTTTGTCGTCATCCAATTCGATAAGGCCGGTTACATCAAAGACGACGACGCTAAGGATTGGAACGCCGACGATCTGCTGCAGTCATTAAAAGACGGCACCGACCACGCCAACGAGGAGCGCCGTAAGCGCGGTATTGCCGAGATGGAAATCGTCGGTTGGGTTGAGCCGCCGCACTACGATTCGACCACGCGCCAACTGGTATGGTCGATTGCGTCGCGCGACAAGGGTGCGGCCGATTCGGCGGAGAAGGGCATCAACTACAACACCTACAGCCTCGGCCGCGACGGCTACATCAGCATGAATCTCGTCACCGATTTGAAAGCGATCGAGACCCACAAGCCGATCGCCAAGACCTTGCTCGGCGCTTTGAGTTTCCGCGACGGCGAGCGCTACGCCGACTTCGACGCCTCGACCGACAAGGTCGCGGCCTACGGTCTGGCGGCGTTGGTGGCCGGCGTTGCCGCCAAAAAACTCGGCATGTTCGCGCTGCTCGCCGGCGTGCTGGTGAAGTTCTGGAAGCTGATCGCTATCGGTTTCGTCGCCTTCGGCGGCGGCCTGGCGAAATGGTGGAAGGGTCGCAAATCTTCCGGCGGTACACCGAGCTGA
- a CDS encoding site-2 protease family protein, with amino-acid sequence MRFLLLLLSGLKLGKVLLTGGTMLLSVFAYAFIFGWKYAVGFVLLIFVHEMGHYLAARQRGLGVGAPTFIPFVGAWIELKQLPHDVETEAYIGIAGPVAGTVGALACYLLARQYDSDLLLALSYAGFFLNLFNLIPISPFDGGRITAIISPRVWLLGVPMLIGLFLYRPSPLLIIMALFAAPQVWKAIKFDPNDPEHAAYYKAKPETRLTYALYYLGLAGFLAVMAQDVHEMLGTIRHAAGS; translated from the coding sequence ATGAGATTCTTATTGTTGTTGCTGTCCGGATTGAAGCTCGGCAAGGTGCTGTTGACCGGCGGCACGATGCTGCTGTCGGTATTCGCGTATGCCTTCATCTTTGGCTGGAAATATGCCGTTGGCTTCGTGCTGCTTATCTTCGTCCACGAGATGGGCCACTACCTGGCGGCGCGTCAACGTGGCCTCGGCGTGGGCGCGCCGACGTTCATTCCCTTTGTCGGCGCCTGGATCGAACTGAAGCAGTTGCCGCACGATGTCGAAACCGAAGCTTACATCGGCATCGCCGGTCCGGTCGCCGGCACGGTCGGTGCGCTGGCGTGTTACCTGCTCGCGCGCCAGTACGACAGCGATTTGTTGTTGGCGTTGTCGTACGCCGGATTCTTTTTGAACCTGTTCAACTTGATCCCGATTTCGCCGTTCGACGGCGGCCGCATCACTGCCATCATTTCGCCGCGTGTGTGGCTACTCGGCGTGCCGATGTTAATCGGGTTGTTTTTGTATCGGCCAAGTCCGTTGCTGATCATCATGGCGCTGTTTGCGGCGCCGCAGGTATGGAAGGCAATCAAGTTCGATCCAAACGATCCGGAACACGCGGCTTATTACAAGGCGAAACCGGAAACTCGATTAACGTACGCGCTGTATTATCTCGGGCTCGCCGGCTTTCTCGCCGTCATGGCGCAGGATGTGCACGAAATGCTCGGCACGATACGCCACGCTGCCGGGTCGTAG